One Lentisphaerota bacterium genomic window, CTGCTCGTCACGCCGCTCGATGCGTGGGGCTACGGCGTATTGCTCTGCCTCTACCTCTGCATGGCGTTCGGCTATCTCGACGATGCCAGCGCGACGCCTTGGGGCGAGCTGAGGAAGGGGATGATCGACCTGCTTGTGGCGCTCGCCGCCGCATTCTGCCTGAGCCAAGGACGCGACGTGACGATCTGGCTGCCGGTGTACAAGAATGCAATCATCGTGCCGCTCGCCCTCTACCTGCCGCTAGCGACGGCCGTGCTGTGGTTCACAACCAACGCCACCAACTGTTCCGACGGCGTGGACGGGCTGGCCGGAACGCTGACCCTCTTCTCGCTTTTCGCGATGGGGGCGCTGCTCTACGGCGTGATCGGCTATCGCCCGATGGCCGAATACCTGCTGATCCCCCACAACCCTGACGGAGCCCGCTGGGCGATTCTGATTTCGACCGTGGCGGGCGGCCTCGCCGGCTACCTCTGGTACAACGCCGAGCCCAGCCGCGTACTGATGGGCGACGCCGGATCGCGCCTGCTGGGACTCCTGGTCGGTGTCGCGGCCCTGACTGCGGGCAACCCGTTCCTGATCATCGTTGTCTCGCCGGTTGTGCTCGTCAACGGCGGCACCGGCCTACTCAAGCTGATTCTGCTGAGGCTGCTAAAAAGGATCGGTTTCGATACCACGCCGCCCCACACGGCGACGCCTGAACAAGCCGCCGACCAGCACGTCCTCGTCAAGATGCTCCACAGTGTGCGCTTTCCCCTCCACGACCACTGCCGCCGCAATCTCCACTGGAGCAATGCGCAGGTGCTGATGCGCTTTGCGCTGATCCAGTCATTTCTGACGCCGCTGCTCTTCGTGCTGCTGGTCAAGATCCGGTGATTCTAGTCCCGGTCGTGCGCGGCCATGTGTCTGACAATCATGGGGCCAAACACGGCGTAGCACAGCCCCAGAATCAGCATCACGAGGGCGACCCATCTCGAGTAGTCCTTGGGGAGCAGAACAAAGAGAAAGACAAGGACGGCGCAGGGCACAAACATCACCGCCTTCTTGGTGGGCTTGGGGTATCTCACATTGGAAACCTGCAGGCTGATGAAGGTCAGAATGCCAACCAGAAAGAGCGTGGCAAATCCGCCTTGCTGCAACGAAAAGGACCCCTGATCCAGATTGTGAGGGGACGCCGACTGGCTGATGAACACAAACAGGGCAACCCATCCGGCGTTAGCGGTAATCGGAAGTCCGCCATAGCCGCCCTGCCCGCGCAGCGGATCGGCGACCTTGAACCGGGCCAACCGGACCACCCCGGAGAGCGCGACCGCCGACGGCAGCAGCACCCGGATCAGCGGATCGGTTCCGGCCTTCATCGTGACGGCGAAAATCAGAATCGCTGGCGCAATGCCGAATGCGGTCATGTCCACATAGGTGTCCAGTTCGGCCCCGAATTCACTCGTGCCTTTCAGCCAGCGCGCCACATTCCCGTCCAAACCATCGAGAATCATCGCCAGCATGATCAGTCGCGCGGCGTTGAGAAATTCAGTGCCGAGCGCGTCATCCTGAAATCCCTGCACCACATAGACAATGCTCAGAAAACCGGAGAGCATGGCACCCAGCGTGATCAGCGACGGAATGATCTGCCGCCAATTCAGAAACGCTGCCGGTTTTTTTTGTAACTGTTGCATGTCAGATTACCTTTCCGATGACGGACACTCCCGCCTGAACCCGATCACCCTCTTTCACCCGGATCGCGATATCCGCCGCCGGGAAATACATGTCCAGCCGGGAGCCGAACTTCATCATGCCAAAAGCGTCTCCCGCGGCCACCGCCACCCCCTCCGTATGAGACAGCCAGTAGATGACCCGGCGGCACACGGGGCCGACGATCTGATTCACCAGACAGCAGGTGCGCGGATTCTCAATCAGAATCGAATTATGCTGGTTCACATCGGACGATTTCTCCGTGAACGTGAATAGGTGTTTGCCAGGGAAATAGCCGAGAAAACGGGATCTCCCCGAAAGAGGCGACCGGTTGACATGCACATCCATGAGGCTGAGAAAGACGCTGATGCGTAGCACATCCCGATTCTGAAACCGCACGGTGTCCTCCGGCTTCAAGCCAGCGAGCATGCGGATGGCGTTGAATCGGTCCGGTGAGAACGTCGTGATTCGGGCCACGACCCCGTCGGCTCCGGAAAGAATGGCATCCGGATCCATTGGGGAGACACGCACGGGATTTCTAAAGAACCAGAGCAGATAACCTTCGATCACAAGCAGCAGCAGACCCGCTGTTGCGAATGCACGCTCGGGGGCCAGAACCCGCAATACCAGCCAGACACCCGACGCAACCAAGCCCGCAATGAGCAGAAAAGGGACCACTTCATGCCGAATTTTCATCGCCCTCCGTTCAGAATCAATATGCCGCATTTAGGGGCATCATCATAATCTCTTCGGCAAGGCTGTGTCTACAGGGAGTTTTTTAGGTATGATCGCGAAAGGGATATTCAAAACCCAAGGAGTTATGATATGGTACTTCCGTCTGCTTGTCTCTTGGTGGAAGAGGCTCAACGCTTGAGTGCCTGACCGGCCGACACGACCACTCCTAAGCACGTTGTTTCCTCCCGCTCCCCTGGGAGAGGGCAGGCTAAGGGTTGTGGGATTGAGCCCGCATTAGAAATTGCCTGTTCAATATGCCGATCAAGCTGAGCCAGAATCAGATTATCAACTGGGGCGGCGCCGCCGTTTACCGCGAGGCAGAAGCCCTCGTTAAACGCGGCGGCGTTCTGCGGGCGGACTTAAACGGTCCGTGGCTCGAGGGGATTGTCGCCCGCAGCAGCGGCACCAACCTCGTCTCCAAGCTGAGAATCAATGAGAACGGAACGGTTGAGAGCCATTGCCCCTGTTATACCAACCGGGAACAGAACTTGATCTGTGCACATGTCGTGGCTCTGGCGATTTTGGTGATGCAGCGGCGCACCGATCCGCTCCGAGAACAAAAATACCAAGAGGAACAGCGCCATGCCCGCGCGACGGCCGCCAGGGCGGCTGCCACGCCGATTCGCCGCAACCCCCGCGGGACGCCTGCGGCGCTGTTGATCTTTCTGCCCCCAGACTGGACCGATGCCTTTGCGCGTGATGCGGTTGAGCTCGGATGCGTTTTTCAGATCGGCACACAGATCCTTCCGTCGCCCGCGCTCACCGACCCCGGCGGCTACGCTTTCTCACACGCTGATGACACCTTGCTCTCGGTGTTGGAGGACATCTGCGAAGGTACCCCGCCGGCCCGCGTCACGGTCAACAAATCCGATTTTTTCAATATCCTCGATTTGTCGCTCCGCCGCGCGCTGCCCGTCACCGACAACACCGATGTCCACGTCCGCGACACGCCGCTGGACTTTTCGCTGCGCGTCGACCTCGACCGCGAGACCGGCGAACTGCTGATCTTTCCCGAGACCGTCATCCCCGGCGCCAGCCCGACGAAATTTCCGACCTATCTGGCCTGTAACAAGAAAAGCTGGGCGCTGGTCAACGGCGTCCTCTGGCCCCTGAAACAGACACTTCCTCTTCCCTACCACGCACTCTATTGGAGCGCGGAACCGGTGGCCATTCCGCGTGCCGACGTCCTCCGTTTCCTGGAGGTCGAGCTACCCCAGTTGCTATCGGTCATCCCCGTGGTTTGCGAGATCGCTCCCGACCTCTTCACCACCTCCTGCGCCCAGCCGGTCTTCCACCTCGTGGTGCGGGGCAGCCCCGCCTCGGCTGCGGTGGAGCTAATGGCCGTCTACGGACAGACTACGTTTGCCGCAGCCAGCCCCGACACAGCAGGGGGCTTTACGATTCCCGACCCCGATGATCTTCTTCATTATTGGAGGCGCAATCCCGATGTGGAGCTCCGGGCTGTCCGCCACCTCAACACCCTGGGCTTTTCGGGGGATCAGGGCGACCGTTTCGATCCGATCATCGGCACGCGTGCTGTCCTCAACTTTCTCGGCAGCGACCTCCCCGCGCTGAGGCGCATGGGTTGGAAGGTCGCCACCGAGGGACGCATGGCTGCCTTTTATGAAGCCATGCCGGTGGTCACACCGGTGGTCCGGGTCGTAACCTCCTCTGGAACGAACTGGTTCGAAGTGGGCATGGATTTCGAATGCGTCGGCGGTCCGGCGCTGACGCCCGCCGACATCCAACGCGCCCTCAACCGCAGGGAGTCGTTCATCGAGCGCGACGGCCAGTCGGTCCTCATTGACCGTTCGGCCATCGAGTCGATGCGCGATGTCTTCAGCGACTGCCGCGCGCGCGACGGCGGGCGCCCCGGAACCTTCCGCCTGCCCACGGTCTACGCGCCCTTCGTCCAGTCCTCGCTGGCGGCCATCGACGGGATCGACGTTGAAGAGCCTCCCGATTGGCGCGCTTCTGCGCGGCAGCAAAACCGCGACCTGAAGCTCACGCCCATTCCCCTGGGGGACGACACGCTCGAACAAACGCTGCGCGATTACCAAAAGCAGGGCGTGTACTGGCTGCGCTTCCTCGAAGCATCGGGGTTCAGCGGGTTGCTCGCCGATGAGATGGGACTGGGCAAAACCCTGCAGACGCTGGTCTGGATCAGTCTGGAACGCATCGCGGCCGATGTCCGCAGCAAGCCCGCCCTGATCGTCTGCCCGACGAGTCTGGTTGAGAACTGGAACCGCGAAGCCGAACGCTTCGTCCCGAAGCTGCGGCGCCTCGTGCTCAACGGGTCTGCGCGCCACACGCTGTTTGAACAGATTCCCCAGCACGATCTGGTGATCACTTCCTACGCCCTGCTGCGCCGTGATCTCGAAGCCTGCTACGCGAACCACACCTTCTCGGTCGCCATTCTCGACG contains:
- a CDS encoding phospho-N-acetylmuramoyl-pentapeptide-transferase translates to MLYWMSNLLSGLWGPFRLLGSHLILLAVGTLLAGLVVHRYLPLTWGRLPQDKGKKLVKDGQRSAGKPTGAGLAIGLLILPVILLVTPLDAWGYGVLLCLYLCMAFGYLDDASATPWGELRKGMIDLLVALAAAFCLSQGRDVTIWLPVYKNAIIVPLALYLPLATAVLWFTTNATNCSDGVDGLAGTLTLFSLFAMGALLYGVIGYRPMAEYLLIPHNPDGARWAILISTVAGGLAGYLWYNAEPSRVLMGDAGSRLLGLLVGVAALTAGNPFLIIVVSPVVLVNGGTGLLKLILLRLLKRIGFDTTPPHTATPEQAADQHVLVKMLHSVRFPLHDHCRRNLHWSNAQVLMRFALIQSFLTPLLFVLLVKIR
- a CDS encoding DEAD/DEAH box helicase; protein product: MPIKLSQNQIINWGGAAVYREAEALVKRGGVLRADLNGPWLEGIVARSSGTNLVSKLRINENGTVESHCPCYTNREQNLICAHVVALAILVMQRRTDPLREQKYQEEQRHARATAARAAATPIRRNPRGTPAALLIFLPPDWTDAFARDAVELGCVFQIGTQILPSPALTDPGGYAFSHADDTLLSVLEDICEGTPPARVTVNKSDFFNILDLSLRRALPVTDNTDVHVRDTPLDFSLRVDLDRETGELLIFPETVIPGASPTKFPTYLACNKKSWALVNGVLWPLKQTLPLPYHALYWSAEPVAIPRADVLRFLEVELPQLLSVIPVVCEIAPDLFTTSCAQPVFHLVVRGSPASAAVELMAVYGQTTFAAASPDTAGGFTIPDPDDLLHYWRRNPDVELRAVRHLNTLGFSGDQGDRFDPIIGTRAVLNFLGSDLPALRRMGWKVATEGRMAAFYEAMPVVTPVVRVVTSSGTNWFEVGMDFECVGGPALTPADIQRALNRRESFIERDGQSVLIDRSAIESMRDVFSDCRARDGGRPGTFRLPTVYAPFVQSSLAAIDGIDVEEPPDWRASARQQNRDLKLTPIPLGDDTLEQTLRDYQKQGVYWLRFLEASGFSGLLADEMGLGKTLQTLVWISLERIAADVRSKPALIVCPTSLVENWNREAERFVPKLRRLVLNGSARHTLFEQIPQHDLVITSYALLRRDLEACYANHTFSVAILDEAQHIKNRSTQNAVAAKQIRAASRLVLTGTPVENSVADLWSIMDFLMPGYLGEYDTFHAHYEGPISLGGESGTQAQLKLRRKLNPFLLRRLKKDVAKDLPAKIEKVSYCILTPDQQQVYNTLLQESRRKIGDLVREKGFGRCRMEILAMLLRLRQVCCHLGLLKSEELVKKAEAPSAKLDQFFELLDEALDGGHRILVFSQFVSMLKIIREALDTRGLTYCYLDGQTHDRMEQVHRFNQNPSIPLFLISLKAGGTGLNLTGADMVVHFDPWWNPAVEDQATDRAHRIGQKKTVYSIKLIAEHTIEEKVLAMQKKKQAVINATIGTTDDAFLNTLSWDDVQSLLEG